A window from Solea senegalensis isolate Sse05_10M linkage group LG15, IFAPA_SoseM_1, whole genome shotgun sequence encodes these proteins:
- the gfral gene encoding GDNF family receptor alpha-like, translating to MHLTHVEAVVILGIVIPQMSSLVASSTPSDCLAAVDTCMSDLCKNGQAFYNAMCNNEGCQIKGSEVCNMTIQNVLDQFPTLRGCLCAWEEEEEELCDSIQALATQCHRQPANQLKRSTVMDWKSSTLMGYEHDGAGSCSDQMRVCISDAICNKYMASVLQACAADLCNQDHCQQVTGHFYGTMPQNVAEMLLMCECEASDQSCLQMKTALHSGTCGDRTLSCHDTVKQCHNDRNCRALLKAFRAKCWSFVDAECSDSDLSSDGCPTIMDPALISGADSECKKAFIATLGTVLHHPCSCKGVHKDDLHTCNMVHNVLHNRTIFMTSWRSSRGSSIPQGSGDSEQSHTWSYDHLLYAFTTVLLIGVVVLMPLVIVGTAWMMRKRERTKFHHPHKSVMIF from the exons ATGCACCTGACACATGTGGAGGCTGTCGTGATCCTTG GGATTGTTATTCCTCAGATGTCCAGCCTTGTCGCTTCATCCACTCCCTCTGACTGTTTGGCTGCTGTGGACACCTGCATGTCTGATTTATGCAAGAATGGACAGGCATTTTACAACGCGATGTGCAACA ATGAAGGGTGCCAAATAAAAGGCTCAGAGGTTTGTAACATGACCATCCAGAATGTACTGGACCAGTTTCCCACTCTGCGAGGGTGTTTGTGTgcctgggaggaggaggaggaggagctgtgtgACTCCATACAAGCACTGGCCACACAATGCCACAGACAGCCAG CAAATCAGCTGAAGAGGAGCACAGTAATGGACTGGAAGTCAAGCACTTTAATGGGCTACG AGCATGATGGCGCCGGATCCTGCTCTGACCAGATGAGAGTCTGCATCAGTGATGCCATTTGCAACAAGTACATGGCCTCAGTTCTGCAGGCGTGCGCGGCAGACCTCTGCAACCAAGACCACTGTCAGCAAGTGACCGGACACTTCTATGGCACCATGCCGCAGAACGTCGCGGAGATGCTgctcatgtgtgagtgtgaggctTCGGATCAGAGCTGTTTGCAGATGAAAACTGCCCTGCACAGCGGTACGTGTGGAGACAGGACCCTGAGCTGCCACGATACAGTTAAGCAGTGTCATAATGACAGAAACTGCAG AGCCTTGTTAAAAGCTTTTCGAGCTAAATGCTGGAGCTTTGTCGACGCCGAATGCAGCGACAGTGACCTCAGCAGCGACGGATGTCCCACCATCATGGATCCAGCACTAATCTCCGGTGCAGACTCTGAATGTAAAAAGGCTTTCATAGCCACTCTGGGCACAGTACTTCACCATCCTTGTTCATGCAAAGGCGTGCACAAGGATGATCTCCATACCTGCAACATGGTTCACAACGTACTTCATAACAGAACAATCTTCA TGACGTCttggagaagcagcagaggtTCTTCCATACCTCAAGGAAGCGGTGATTCTGAGCAGAGTCACACCTGGTCTTATG ATCATCTGCTGTATGCTTTTACAACTGTGCTTCTTATTGGCGTAGTTGTGTTAATGCCTCTGGTTATTGTCGGTACAGCATG GATgatgagaaagagggagagaacaaAATTTCACCATCCACATAAAAGTGTTATGATTTTCTGA